The genomic region TGGGATGTTTGGGCTCCCCGATCGATAAATTGATCGGCGCGTATTCCGGGTTGGGGACAGTGCCAGCGAACAAATCGCGCAGGCGCTGGAAAGGATAAGGCTGCAGTTTGTAGAGGTCGGGATTCATAGGGGCATTATAAACCCTGGCGTGCTTAGGCAGTAGCGCTCACTGTGCCCAGACAGGCTAGGCGCCGAATTCCCCCTTGGCGCTTTCTTGGGTAAACCTGATCCTGAGGGACAGGTCGTTGCGTGAATCGGCGCTTGCGAGCGCATTGTCTTCCGAGATGGCGCCCTGGTTGAAGAGATCGAACAGGGATTGGTCGAAGGTGCGCATGCCGATGTCCTGGTTGTTGGCCATGGCTTCCTTCACTTCATCGAGCTTGGATTTGAGGATAAGCTCGGCAATGTAGGGCGTATTGATGAGGACTTCAGTGGCGACGACACGCTTGGCCTTGATGCCGGGCACCAGGCGCTGGGAAATGATGGCCGCCAGGTTCAGCGCCAGGCTGAGCTGGATGCTTTGCTTGCTGTCCGGCGGGAAGAACGACAGGATGCGTTCCAGTGCTTGGTTGGCGTTATTGGCATGCAGTGTGGCCAGGCATAGGTGGCCAGTCTCGGAATAGGCGATCGCGTGCTTCATGGTTTCCATGTCGCGGATCTCGCCGATGAGAATGACATCGGGCGCCTGCCGCATGGCATTCTTGAGGCCGTTCTCGAAGCTCAGGGTGTCGATGCCGACTTCACGCTGGTCCACGACGGATTTCTTGTGGTCGTGAATAAACTCGATGGGGTCTTCCAGGGTCAGGATATGACCGTCGCGGCTGGCGTTGCGGTGGTCGATCATGGAGGCCAGTGTCGTTGACTTGCCGGAGCCGGTCGCGCCCACCACCAGAATCAGTCCACGCTGGCGCATGATGAGCTCGTTCAATACAGGGGGTAATCCCAGGCTTTGCAGGCTGGGGATGACATGCTTGATATGGCGGACCACCATGGCGACTTCCCCGCGCTGGCGGAAGACATTGATGCGGAAGCGGCCAAGCCCATGCAGGCTGAGGGCGAAATTCATCTCCAGCGTCCGCTCGAACTCCTGTTGCTGAGCTGGAGACATCAAGGCATAGGCGATTTCCTTCACCATGCCTGGTGCCATGACCTGGGCATTGATGGGGACGGTCTGGCCCTCGATATCGATATGGATGGCTGTCCCGGTACTGAAGAACAGGTCGGAACCGTTTTTCTCGACCATGAACTTGAGGATGGGGGTGATATCGATTGCAGCCATGTCGCCTTCCTGATTTTTGTTTGCAACTACT from Methylobacillus flagellatus KT harbors:
- a CDS encoding PilT/PilU family type 4a pilus ATPase — its product is MAAIDITPILKFMVEKNGSDLFFSTGTAIHIDIEGQTVPINAQVMAPGMVKEIAYALMSPAQQQEFERTLEMNFALSLHGLGRFRINVFRQRGEVAMVVRHIKHVIPSLQSLGLPPVLNELIMRQRGLILVVGATGSGKSTTLASMIDHRNASRDGHILTLEDPIEFIHDHKKSVVDQREVGIDTLSFENGLKNAMRQAPDVILIGEIRDMETMKHAIAYSETGHLCLATLHANNANQALERILSFFPPDSKQSIQLSLALNLAAIISQRLVPGIKAKRVVATEVLINTPYIAELILKSKLDEVKEAMANNQDIGMRTFDQSLFDLFNQGAISEDNALASADSRNDLSLRIRFTQESAKGEFGA